GATCATTTCATCTTCTTTTATTTCAGTGTATTTGCGGCTGCCACTGCACCCCACGGTCACACCTGCTTCGCCTGAAATATATGGGTAAGCTACTCCATCTGCACACACACTCTGTTTACCGGCAAAACTCGCATTGACACGGCCACCGTTTTTGTGAAGCAGTGCCTGCGAAAGTTCCATTACCTGTTTTGGATTTGTAATGATAAGGATCACATCAGGATCGAATTTTGTAGTCTCCAGAGGTGAATACAATACAGCTTTTACGGAATGTGCTGGTACTCTTGGTACTTTTTCCATAGTGTTTTTCGCAGCATCCATAGATCCAAAATGTTTAAGATGATAGTACACTTCTCCAGTCTTTAGTTTTTCACCCATTTCTGTAAGTCCCATCACTGCAGCACCGCCTTTGCACATATGATCGTCAATGACCGCATAGAACTGAGAACCTTTTCTTCTTACATTGTCCACCATTTGGCAATGCCTTATATTCTCTGTTATTCTCGGCACGTCAGCCGGCAATTCTTCGTCCGTTTTAACAAGACGTACGGCTACAGGTGATGTTTTCAGATGGAGTATATCTATAAGTTCTTTTCCTAATCTCTGGATCTCTTCGGTGCTCATGCAATCTTCTCCTGTGTCGATCATAGGTTTTGGTCGGCTGTGTGAATATTATGCAAAGGGGTATATGTAGTTTGTCAACAGAGGATTCTGTTAAGTTAAGGAGTATACAAAAGATGAATATCAACAATATGAAAAATTCCCGGCCACTGTGTCAATAATGGCCGGACCAGCAACTCATACCTTCTGAACAACGTCCAGTACTATCTGGTTATCTCTGACATTCACTATTACGGTGGAGCCTTCGGCAATCTGACCCGAAACTATGAGCTTTGCCATCTTTGTTTCCACCTCGTTCTGGATGACACGCTTAAGTGGTCTGGCACCGAATGTCTCACTGTAGCCTACCCTGCCCAGGTATTGTTTTGCTTCATCCGTGATCTCCAGCTGTATCCTTTTGTCCCTGAGCCTTGCCACAAGGTCCGCCACTTTGAGGTCTACTATGTGGACCAGTTCATCGGGCCTAAGCGCATGGAATATGGCAATTTCGTCTACACGGTTGAGGAACTCAGGTCTGAAGTACTTGCCAAGTTCATTGAGTGCCTTTGCCTGCAACTGCGCATATTCATGGCCTTCCTTGTGTGTTACCTCCGGCATGCCCTGTTCCGGCCTGTATGTACCATCAGGGACGTCCAGCAGCTTTGTCAGGTCACCTGAAAATATGTTAGAGGTCATGATCAAGAGGGTGTTCTTAAAGTCCACTGTCCTGCCCTTGGAGTCCGTCAGCCTG
This DNA window, taken from Methanomethylovorans hollandica DSM 15978, encodes the following:
- a CDS encoding DUF169 domain-containing protein, whose product is MSTEEIQRLGKELIDILHLKTSPVAVRLVKTDEELPADVPRITENIRHCQMVDNVRRKGSQFYAVIDDHMCKGGAAVMGLTEMGEKLKTGEVYYHLKHFGSMDAAKNTMEKVPRVPAHSVKAVLYSPLETTKFDPDVILIITNPKQVMELSQALLHKNGGRVNASFAGKQSVCADGVAYPYISGEAGVTVGCSGSRKYTEIKEDEMIISIPVDMLPGLVASARTMFSN